The following are encoded together in the Nocardioides okcheonensis genome:
- a CDS encoding ParB/RepB/Spo0J family partition protein — protein sequence MSSTPPRRGLGRGLGSLIPTGPAPTPAEAPTSATTAAVEAAAAGDRTAGGAAGRPDAEPATVAGAYFAELPIGQVRPNARQPRQVFEEEALAELVHSIREVGLLQPVVVRRTGDEAYELIMGERRWRASQEAGRDTIPAIVRETDDDDMLRDALLENLHRSQLNPLEEAAAYGQLLEDFGCTHDELAQRIGRSRPQISNTLRLLKLSPAVQRRVAAGVLSAGHARALLSVDDDGLQDRLAARVTAEGISVRGLEEIVSMGVEEASPRVQRKRPVAPGLEDLAERLSDRLETRVRVDLGKAKGKITVEFASMDDLRRIVDVMDPRNRNDRPI from the coding sequence ATGAGCAGCACCCCGCCGCGTCGAGGCCTGGGCCGAGGGCTCGGTTCGCTCATCCCCACCGGTCCCGCGCCGACGCCGGCCGAGGCGCCCACGTCGGCGACCACCGCGGCCGTCGAGGCGGCAGCCGCGGGTGATCGGACGGCTGGGGGCGCGGCCGGACGGCCGGATGCGGAGCCGGCGACGGTGGCCGGGGCGTACTTCGCCGAGCTGCCGATCGGCCAGGTGCGGCCGAACGCCCGCCAGCCGCGCCAGGTGTTCGAGGAGGAGGCGCTCGCCGAGCTCGTCCACTCGATCCGTGAGGTCGGGCTGCTGCAGCCGGTCGTGGTGCGGCGGACCGGGGACGAGGCCTATGAGCTGATCATGGGTGAGCGGCGCTGGCGTGCGTCGCAGGAGGCGGGACGCGACACGATCCCCGCCATCGTCCGGGAGACCGACGACGACGACATGCTCCGCGACGCGCTGCTGGAGAACCTGCACCGCAGCCAGCTGAACCCGCTCGAGGAGGCGGCCGCATACGGCCAGCTCCTGGAGGACTTCGGCTGCACCCACGACGAGCTCGCGCAGCGCATCGGTCGATCGCGCCCGCAGATCTCGAACACGCTCCGGCTCCTCAAGCTCTCGCCCGCCGTCCAGCGCCGGGTCGCCGCCGGCGTGCTGTCCGCCGGCCACGCCCGCGCGCTGCTCAGCGTCGACGACGACGGCCTGCAGGACCGTCTCGCGGCGCGGGTCACGGCCGAGGGTATCTCGGTGCGGGGCCTCGAGGAGATCGTCTCGATGGGCGTCGAGGAGGCCTCGCCCCGCGTGCAGCGCAAGCGCCCGGTGGCCCCCGGTCTCGAGGACCTCGCCGAGCGGCTCTCGGACCGCCTCGAGACCCGGGTCAGGGTCGACCTCGGCAAGGCCAAGGGGAAGATCACCGTCGAGTTCGCCAGCATGGACGACCTGCGCCGCATCGTCGACGTGATGGACCCGCGCAACCGCAACGACCGCCCGATCTGA
- a CDS encoding ParA family protein, with product MRTAADLAAGHDDFEHHNTPLAQAAQHSVLARTGGLRRQGVPRPDATRVFVVANQKGGVGKTTSTVNVAAGLAQLGQKVLVIDLDPQGNASTALSIDHHRGVPSTYDMLVDGHALADVMTECGDLPGLWVVPATIDLAGAEIELVSVVAREQRLARAINAHPLVGSAAEVGDDRFDYVFVDCPPSLGLLTLNALVAGREMFIPIQAEYYALEGLGQLLETVEMVRQHLNPQLEVSTILLTMYDARTRLAAGVAEEVRSHFGDQVLRTAVPRSVRVSEAPSYGQTVMTYDPASAGALSYLEAAREIAGRSRGATA from the coding sequence GTGCGTACGGCGGCCGACCTGGCCGCCGGGCACGACGACTTCGAGCACCACAACACGCCGCTCGCGCAGGCCGCGCAGCACTCCGTGCTGGCGCGCACGGGCGGCCTCCGACGCCAGGGCGTCCCGCGCCCCGACGCCACCCGGGTCTTCGTCGTGGCCAACCAGAAGGGCGGCGTCGGCAAGACCACCTCAACCGTCAACGTCGCCGCGGGCCTCGCCCAGCTCGGCCAGAAGGTCCTGGTCATCGACCTCGATCCACAGGGCAACGCCTCCACGGCGCTGAGCATCGACCACCACCGCGGGGTGCCGTCGACCTACGACATGCTCGTCGACGGCCACGCCCTCGCCGACGTGATGACCGAGTGCGGTGACCTGCCCGGGCTCTGGGTGGTCCCGGCCACGATCGACCTGGCCGGCGCCGAGATCGAGCTGGTGAGCGTCGTCGCGCGCGAGCAGCGCCTCGCCCGTGCGATCAACGCCCACCCGCTCGTCGGCAGCGCCGCGGAGGTCGGAGACGACCGGTTCGACTACGTCTTCGTCGACTGCCCGCCTTCCCTCGGCCTGCTCACCCTCAACGCACTGGTCGCCGGACGGGAGATGTTCATTCCGATCCAGGCGGAGTACTACGCGCTGGAGGGGCTGGGCCAGCTGCTCGAGACCGTCGAGATGGTGCGCCAGCACCTCAACCCGCAGCTCGAGGTCTCGACGATCCTGCTGACCATGTACGACGCGCGCACCCGCCTCGCGGCGGGCGTGGCCGAGGAGGTGCGGTCGCACTTCGGGGACCAGGTGCTCCGCACGGCCGTGCCCCGATCGGTGCGCGTGTCGGAGGCGCCGTCCTACGGGCAGACCGTCATGACCTACGATCCTGCGTCGGCAGGCGCGCTCTCCTACCTGGAGGCGGCCCGCGAGATCGCCGGCAGGAGCAGAGGAGCCACCGCATGA
- the rsmG gene encoding 16S rRNA (guanine(527)-N(7))-methyltransferase RsmG: MSDDVSRETPSVPEVARRVFASERLPLAERYTALLATEGVVRGLIGPREAPRLWERHVLNSAVMAEAIPDGASVCDIGTGAGLPGLVLAIARPDTRVTLVEPLLRRTTFLEEVVAELSLDHVRVVRGRAESLHGVDTFDVVTSRAVAPLERLLTWSMPLVAAHGALVAMKGQSVTDEIEAAGSVLAQYRCGTPEVSVVGDGIVDPPTTLVRVPWADPSQIGWPLAGSTRAGSQRRGRRTAQRKVK, translated from the coding sequence GTGAGCGACGACGTTTCACGTGAAACACCCTCCGTGCCCGAGGTGGCGCGGAGGGTGTTCGCGTCCGAGCGCCTGCCGCTCGCCGAGCGCTACACCGCGCTGCTGGCGACCGAGGGGGTCGTACGCGGCCTGATCGGTCCGCGGGAGGCTCCCCGGTTGTGGGAGCGCCACGTGCTCAACTCCGCCGTGATGGCCGAGGCGATCCCCGACGGAGCCTCGGTGTGCGACATCGGCACCGGGGCCGGGCTGCCCGGGCTGGTCCTGGCGATCGCGCGGCCCGACACCCGGGTGACCCTGGTGGAGCCGTTGCTGCGGCGGACGACCTTCCTCGAGGAGGTCGTCGCCGAGCTCTCCCTCGACCACGTCCGCGTCGTCCGGGGGCGGGCGGAGTCGCTGCACGGCGTCGACACCTTCGACGTGGTCACCTCACGCGCGGTCGCCCCGCTCGAGCGGCTGCTCACGTGGTCGATGCCCCTCGTGGCCGCCCACGGGGCGCTGGTGGCGATGAAGGGCCAGAGCGTCACCGACGAGATCGAGGCCGCTGGATCCGTCCTCGCGCAGTACCGGTGCGGCACCCCGGAGGTGAGCGTGGTCGGCGACGGGATCGTCGATCCGCCGACGACCCTGGTGCGGGTGCCGTGGGCGGATCCGTCCCAGATAGGTTGGCCCCTGGCAGGCAGCACGCGTGCGGGTTCGCAGCGCCGGGGTCGGCGTACCGCCCAGCGAAAGGTGAAGTGA
- a CDS encoding Jag family protein produces MTEQITDAAGGTEAEQDAAAAARPSKLQRLEHEGDIAADYLEELLDIADLDGDIDMDVEGDRASVQIGGADLSQLVGRDGEVLEALQELTRLAVYRETGERSRLMLDVGGHRAEQRTRLVALAETSIAEVKESGEALSLEPMSAFERKVVHDAVAAAGLTSESEGAEPKRHVVILPS; encoded by the coding sequence GTGACCGAGCAGATCACCGACGCCGCGGGCGGCACCGAGGCCGAGCAGGACGCTGCCGCGGCGGCCCGGCCCTCCAAGCTGCAGCGCCTCGAGCACGAGGGTGACATCGCCGCCGACTACCTCGAGGAGCTCCTCGACATCGCCGACCTCGACGGCGACATCGACATGGACGTCGAGGGCGACCGGGCCAGCGTCCAGATCGGCGGCGCCGACCTGAGCCAGCTGGTCGGTCGCGACGGCGAGGTGCTGGAGGCCCTCCAGGAGCTCACCCGGCTGGCGGTCTACCGGGAGACCGGAGAGCGCTCGCGGCTGATGCTGGACGTCGGCGGTCACCGCGCCGAGCAGCGTACGCGTCTGGTGGCGCTGGCCGAGACGTCGATCGCCGAGGTCAAGGAGTCGGGCGAGGCCCTCTCCCTCGAGCCGATGAGCGCCTTCGAGCGCAAGGTCGTCCACGACGCGGTCGCCGCCGCCGGCCTGACATCGGAGTCCGAGGGCGCCGAGCCCAAGCGCCACGTGGTGATCCTGCCTTCGTGA
- the yidC gene encoding membrane protein insertase YidC, with the protein MTPLYYAVSFVLVGFHSLFSTFLDPASGAAWILSIVGLTLTIRAALIPLFVKQIKSSRNMQLIQPKVRELQKKYGHDRERLAQETMKLYKDSGTNPFASCLPILLQMPIFLALFRMLDQASKKGKAHGFLDETLARQFGDSKLFDTIPVSGTFLDSGGVVGVMVLAALLVLAMTATTFLTQRQLMSKNMPADALSGPYAQQQKLLLYVLPVVFAVGGIAFPIGVLVYWTVSNLWTMAQQFYVIRNNPAPGTPAADAKEQRDRAKAERKGVKTPAQLEEERLAAEAEARREEKSQTRVQPQRQTKAQRTNKKKKR; encoded by the coding sequence ATGACGCCGCTCTACTACGCGGTGTCGTTCGTGCTGGTGGGCTTCCACAGTCTCTTCTCGACCTTCCTCGACCCGGCGAGCGGTGCCGCCTGGATCCTGTCGATCGTGGGCCTGACGCTCACGATCCGGGCCGCGCTCATCCCGCTGTTCGTGAAGCAGATCAAGTCCAGCCGGAACATGCAGCTGATCCAGCCCAAGGTGCGCGAGCTGCAGAAGAAGTACGGCCACGACCGGGAGCGTCTCGCCCAGGAGACGATGAAGCTCTACAAGGACTCGGGCACCAACCCGTTCGCGTCCTGCCTGCCGATCCTGCTGCAGATGCCGATCTTCCTCGCGCTGTTCCGGATGCTCGACCAGGCGTCGAAGAAGGGCAAGGCGCACGGGTTCCTCGACGAGACCCTCGCGCGGCAGTTCGGCGACTCCAAGCTCTTCGACACGATCCCGGTCTCCGGCACGTTCCTCGACTCCGGCGGGGTCGTGGGCGTGATGGTCCTCGCCGCCCTGCTGGTCCTCGCCATGACGGCCACGACCTTCCTCACCCAGCGCCAGCTGATGAGCAAGAACATGCCGGCCGACGCGCTGTCGGGCCCGTACGCCCAGCAGCAGAAGCTCCTGCTCTACGTCCTCCCGGTCGTCTTCGCCGTCGGCGGCATCGCCTTCCCGATCGGCGTGCTCGTCTACTGGACCGTCTCGAACCTGTGGACGATGGCCCAGCAGTTCTACGTGATCCGCAACAACCCGGCCCCGGGCACCCCGGCGGCCGACGCCAAGGAGCAGCGCGACCGCGCGAAGGCCGAGCGCAAGGGCGTCAAGACGCCGGCCCAGCTCGAGGAGGAGCGCCTGGCCGCCGAGGCCGAGGCGCGGCGCGAGGAGAAGTCGCAGACGCGCGTCCAGCCCCAGCGGCAGACGAAGGCGCAGCGCACCAACAAGAAGAAGAAGCGCTGA
- the yidD gene encoding membrane protein insertion efficiency factor YidD, protein MKHVLIGLIKAWRFAISPLYGQVCRYHPTCSAYALEAVTEHGAVRGTWLALRRITRCHPWAAGGYDPVPSRATKAAESPATRGA, encoded by the coding sequence ATGAAGCACGTCCTGATCGGCCTGATCAAGGCCTGGCGGTTCGCCATCAGCCCGCTCTACGGCCAGGTCTGCCGCTACCACCCGACCTGCTCGGCGTACGCCCTCGAGGCGGTCACCGAGCACGGGGCGGTCCGCGGCACCTGGCTGGCCCTGCGCCGGATCACCCGCTGCCACCCGTGGGCCGCCGGCGGCTACGACCCCGTTCCCTCCCGCGCCACCAAGGCCGCGGAGTCACCTGCAACTCGAGGAGCTTGA
- the rnpA gene encoding ribonuclease P protein component, whose amino-acid sequence MLPPAHRLTDSDGFRRAVRGGRRAGSSTLVVHLWVDPDGVAGPVEVGFTVSKAVGNAATRNRVKRRLRHLTREHLPSLEELPGRAALVVRALPAAAGASYDALAADLGRSLERVSRA is encoded by the coding sequence GTGCTCCCCCCGGCCCACCGCCTGACCGACAGCGACGGATTCCGTCGCGCGGTCCGTGGCGGACGCCGCGCCGGCTCGTCGACGCTCGTGGTGCACCTCTGGGTGGACCCGGACGGTGTCGCCGGCCCGGTCGAGGTGGGGTTCACGGTCAGCAAGGCCGTGGGCAACGCCGCCACACGCAACCGCGTGAAGAGACGACTTCGTCACCTGACCCGGGAGCACCTCCCCTCGCTGGAGGAGCTTCCGGGTCGTGCTGCACTCGTGGTCCGGGCACTCCCGGCCGCGGCCGGGGCGTCGTACGACGCGCTCGCCGCGGACCTGGGTCGTAGCCTCGAGCGCGTGAGCAGAGCATGA
- the rpmH gene encoding 50S ribosomal protein L34 yields the protein MSKRTYQPNNRRRHKVHGFRLRMRTRAGRAILSSRRRKGRKSLAV from the coding sequence GTGAGCAAGCGTACGTACCAGCCGAACAACCGTCGCCGTCACAAGGTGCACGGCTTCCGCCTGCGGATGCGGACCCGCGCCGGTCGCGCGATCCTGTCGAGCCGTCGCCGCAAGGGCCGCAAGAGCCTGGCTGTCTGA
- the dnaA gene encoding chromosomal replication initiator protein DnaA — protein MTNEGGPVDEQQVDLGTAWQQIVEDLQPNQRAWLRPSVPMTLHENTAIIAVPNDFTRNQLEGRLRNHIEDALTEGFGREIRMLVTVNPALEDSPLVPEESTDRHVALSTNDSLDLATDHSAHAEATEPSGAGASTGERRPSALETRLNPKYTFETFVIGSSNRFPHAAAVAVAEAPGKAYNPLLVYGESGLGKTHLLHAIGHYVRSLYSNAKVRYVSSEEFTNEFINAIRDDRQDRFKRRYRDVDVLLIDDIQFLEGKTQTQEEFFHTFNTLHNANKQIVLTSDRAPKRLEALEDRLRNRFEWGLITDVQPPDLETRIAILRKKAAMDRLTAPPDVLEFIASKIQTNIRELEGALIRVTAFANLNRQEVDMTLAEIVLKDLIPEGGEPEITHALIIAQTAAYFGVSLEDLTGPSRGRHLVMARQIGMYLCRELTSMSLPQIGREFGGRDHTTVMYADRKIRQLLAERRAVFNQVSELTNRVKMQARQG, from the coding sequence GTGACCAACGAAGGCGGTCCGGTGGACGAGCAGCAGGTAGACCTCGGGACGGCATGGCAGCAGATCGTCGAGGACCTCCAGCCCAACCAGCGCGCCTGGCTGCGCCCGAGCGTGCCGATGACGCTGCACGAGAACACCGCGATCATCGCGGTGCCCAACGACTTCACCCGCAACCAGCTCGAGGGCCGGTTGCGCAACCACATCGAGGACGCGCTCACCGAGGGCTTCGGTCGTGAGATCCGGATGCTGGTCACGGTCAACCCGGCGCTGGAGGACTCTCCCCTGGTGCCGGAGGAGTCGACTGATCGACATGTCGCTTTGTCGACAAATGACTCCCTCGACCTCGCGACGGACCACTCCGCCCACGCCGAGGCGACCGAGCCCTCCGGCGCCGGCGCCTCGACGGGTGAGCGTCGGCCGTCCGCGCTGGAGACCCGGCTCAACCCCAAGTACACGTTCGAGACCTTCGTCATCGGCTCGTCCAACCGGTTCCCGCACGCGGCCGCCGTCGCGGTCGCCGAGGCGCCCGGCAAGGCGTACAACCCGCTCCTCGTCTACGGCGAGTCCGGCCTGGGCAAGACCCACCTGCTGCACGCCATCGGCCACTACGTCCGCAGCCTCTACAGCAACGCGAAGGTGCGCTACGTCTCCAGCGAGGAGTTCACCAACGAGTTCATCAACGCGATCCGCGACGACCGGCAGGACCGGTTCAAGCGGCGCTACCGCGACGTCGACGTGCTCCTGATCGACGACATCCAGTTCCTGGAGGGCAAGACCCAGACCCAGGAGGAGTTCTTCCACACCTTCAACACGCTCCACAACGCCAACAAGCAGATCGTGCTGACCTCCGACCGCGCTCCCAAGCGGCTCGAGGCGCTCGAGGACCGGCTGCGCAACCGGTTCGAGTGGGGCCTGATCACCGACGTCCAGCCGCCCGACCTCGAGACCCGCATCGCGATCCTGCGCAAGAAGGCCGCGATGGACCGGCTCACCGCGCCGCCGGACGTGCTCGAGTTCATCGCCTCGAAGATCCAGACCAACATCCGCGAGCTCGAGGGCGCCCTCATCCGGGTCACCGCCTTCGCCAACCTGAACCGCCAGGAGGTCGACATGACCCTGGCCGAGATCGTGCTCAAGGACCTGATCCCCGAGGGCGGCGAGCCCGAGATCACCCACGCCCTGATCATCGCCCAGACCGCGGCGTACTTCGGCGTCTCGCTCGAGGACCTGACCGGCCCCTCGCGCGGGCGCCACCTCGTCATGGCCCGGCAGATCGGGATGTACCTGTGCCGCGAGCTCACCTCGATGTCGCTGCCGCAGATCGGGCGCGAGTTCGGCGGGCGTGACCACACCACCGTCATGTACGCCGACCGCAAGATCCGCCAGCTGCTCGCCGAGCGCCGCGCGGTCTTCAACCAGGTCAGCGAGCTCACCAACCGGGTGAAGATGCAGGCCCGCCAGGGGTGA